One Niabella beijingensis DNA window includes the following coding sequences:
- a CDS encoding basic secretory protein-like protein, which produces MLILKCCKLAAVLLLPGLLYLGCKKTEMALPVDNETTDSTEVVTETDITLYGQLSVSTENVNGAGSAEGSLKMIDGDINTQFLTEHTSDFFVQMTFPEPRQVAAYSVTVGDIYNQRDPKDWTVKASNDGVNWVVLNRRSVEDFWARKATKRYDFINTGSYKYYRWAISETRWDHFLEVGEWRLFSVPPAAQVEGPPSRIDTTRQNGLTLIFVDETAQGLNAQHKQAFKNVFFTNYPKLMEAFNPNAIKTVYFKADPGYPGIAAAHPEHGYVYYGTDYIMNHTQDIDIVTHEIMHLVQNYPSGPGWVSEGIADYVRHVYGIDNAAANWSLKPPVAGESYTKGYGTAARFFLWMEHHMQQGLVKKLDTLMRSGNYTDQFWVTETGKTVDQLWNDYINNPEL; this is translated from the coding sequence ATGTTAATCTTGAAATGTTGCAAACTGGCTGCTGTACTATTATTACCAGGGTTGCTGTACCTGGGATGTAAAAAAACGGAAATGGCGCTGCCCGTTGATAACGAAACAACCGATTCAACGGAGGTGGTCACCGAAACCGATATTACTTTGTATGGACAGCTGTCTGTTAGTACCGAAAATGTAAACGGTGCCGGAAGTGCTGAAGGGTCGCTGAAGATGATTGACGGCGATATCAATACACAATTTCTAACGGAACATACTTCCGATTTTTTTGTACAGATGACATTTCCCGAGCCCCGGCAGGTAGCCGCGTATAGTGTTACTGTCGGCGATATATATAACCAAAGGGACCCGAAAGACTGGACGGTAAAGGCTTCTAATGATGGCGTCAATTGGGTAGTATTGAACCGGCGGTCCGTAGAAGACTTCTGGGCACGCAAAGCTACCAAAAGATATGATTTTATCAACACCGGCAGTTATAAATATTATCGCTGGGCGATATCGGAAACACGTTGGGATCATTTTCTTGAAGTAGGCGAGTGGCGGTTGTTTTCGGTTCCTCCGGCTGCACAGGTAGAAGGGCCTCCTTCCCGAATTGATACAACCCGGCAGAACGGACTTACCCTGATTTTTGTAGATGAGACAGCACAGGGGCTCAATGCACAGCATAAACAGGCATTTAAAAATGTATTTTTTACCAACTATCCGAAATTGATGGAGGCATTTAATCCAAACGCAATAAAGACCGTTTATTTTAAAGCAGACCCCGGTTATCCGGGCATAGCAGCCGCCCATCCGGAACATGGGTATGTGTATTATGGAACGGATTACATCATGAATCACACGCAGGATATTGATATTGTTACACATGAAATTATGCACCTTGTTCAAAACTATCCTTCGGGCCCGGGATGGGTATCAGAAGGGATTGCTGATTATGTCCGTCACGTATACGGCATTGATAATGCCGCAGCCAACTGGTCTCTTAAACCGCCGGTTGCCGGTGAATCTTATACGAAGGGATATGGGACAGCAGCCCGATTCTTTCTTTGGATGGAGCATCACATGCAGCAAGGACTTGTAAAAAAGCTGGACACACTTATGCGTTCGGGTAATTACACCGATCAGTTTTGGGTGACGGAGACCGGAAAAACCGTTGATCAGTTGTGGAACGATTATATAAATAATCCTGAACTATAG
- a CDS encoding GH92 family glycosyl hydrolase: MNVRNNMDFFLRTVLLLAGSFIVPVAMAQQKQPVDYVDPFIGTSNSRWMLFPGATMPNGMVKLSPDNQRNVWQGGYEYSIGSIHGFSHIHGWTMAGLLTMPTNGDLSLTPGLPDDPFKGAGAGYHSRFRHEDEKAAPGYYSVYLLDSRIKAELTATERTGVQRYSFPADSSNRVMIQLNLPSEYGIELKDAMITRVSNSEVEGVAHTVSAGFNDYRLYFVMQFSKPFAAFHGFTGQGVVTADTVREQGGIGAYVDFPSATPQQVILRTGISFVSNAQARLNLKTELKAFDWDFDAIAAHSRDVWSHLLNTIHVSGGSEENKTKFYTNLYRCFTAKMIMSDVNGRYRDACEKEQQLPAGRSVMIGGDAYWNSFWNLNLLWTLCTPGMVQQLVDTQLELYEKTGWLSKGPAGIEYSGIMEGSHEMALMTSAYRKGIVKENAATAYAAMKKHVTVEPQPLCGGNPGNPQISVYAEKGYVPVEKGVTSKTLDYAYDDWCVAQMAALLNKKQDYRFFLNRASSWKNVFDTASGFVVPRKADGTFIPDFDRFSVNHFIEGNSWQYSFYVPHDVEGLIRLVKQERFLSRLKEGFRKSEFHRFAAHALDRTMGQSAEYYINHGNEVNMQAAYLFNYAGQPQLTQYYTRKILDTFYDASPYVGWNGDEDEGQMGAWFVISALGLFEMNGGTSEGLRVDITSPLFPEARIRLDNAYYKGKEFVIRAHHHSPDNIYIQSAKLNGRTLKENYISFNDIVNGGVLELYMTATPGN; the protein is encoded by the coding sequence ATGAATGTACGTAACAATATGGATTTTTTTTTGAGGACAGTACTGTTGCTGGCCGGTTCTTTTATAGTTCCCGTTGCCATGGCACAGCAAAAGCAGCCCGTGGATTATGTGGATCCGTTTATCGGTACTTCTAATTCCCGGTGGATGCTGTTTCCCGGGGCCACTATGCCCAATGGGATGGTGAAGCTGAGTCCGGACAACCAGCGCAATGTTTGGCAGGGCGGGTATGAATATTCTATCGGGAGTATTCATGGGTTCAGTCATATACACGGATGGACAATGGCCGGCTTGCTGACCATGCCCACCAATGGTGATCTGTCGCTGACCCCCGGCCTTCCGGATGACCCGTTCAAAGGTGCAGGTGCCGGTTATCATTCGCGGTTCCGTCATGAAGATGAAAAAGCCGCACCGGGTTATTATTCTGTGTACCTGCTGGATTCACGTATTAAGGCAGAGCTGACAGCTACAGAACGCACGGGTGTGCAGCGGTATTCATTTCCGGCGGATTCTTCCAACCGTGTCATGATCCAGCTGAACCTGCCGTCGGAGTATGGCATAGAACTAAAGGATGCAATGATCACCCGGGTAAGCAACAGTGAGGTGGAAGGGGTTGCCCATACGGTCTCCGCCGGCTTTAACGATTACCGCCTGTACTTTGTCATGCAGTTCAGTAAACCTTTCGCAGCATTTCATGGCTTTACCGGGCAGGGAGTGGTAACTGCAGATACGGTGAGGGAGCAGGGTGGCATCGGCGCGTATGTTGACTTTCCATCAGCAACACCCCAGCAGGTGATCCTGCGTACGGGCATCTCCTTTGTATCAAATGCACAGGCCCGCCTGAACCTGAAAACGGAACTGAAAGCATTCGACTGGGATTTTGATGCCATAGCGGCGCACAGTCGCGACGTATGGAGCCATCTCCTGAATACGATACATGTAAGCGGAGGATCGGAAGAAAATAAAACAAAATTTTATACCAACCTGTACCGCTGTTTCACTGCTAAAATGATCATGAGCGATGTGAACGGCAGATACCGTGATGCCTGCGAGAAAGAGCAGCAGCTGCCTGCAGGACGGAGTGTGATGATCGGTGGCGATGCGTACTGGAACAGCTTCTGGAACCTGAACCTGCTATGGACCCTGTGTACGCCGGGTATGGTGCAGCAGCTGGTGGATACGCAATTGGAACTGTATGAGAAAACCGGCTGGCTTTCCAAGGGGCCGGCGGGCATCGAGTACTCCGGTATTATGGAAGGCTCTCATGAAATGGCATTGATGACAAGTGCCTATCGCAAAGGAATCGTGAAAGAGAACGCAGCAACCGCATATGCGGCCATGAAGAAACACGTAACGGTGGAGCCGCAGCCGCTTTGCGGAGGAAACCCCGGCAATCCGCAGATTTCGGTTTATGCAGAAAAGGGGTATGTCCCGGTTGAAAAAGGTGTTACCTCAAAAACGCTGGATTATGCTTATGACGACTGGTGTGTGGCACAGATGGCAGCATTGCTGAATAAAAAACAGGATTACCGCTTTTTTCTGAACCGCGCTTCCAGCTGGAAAAATGTATTTGATACAGCAAGCGGTTTTGTGGTACCGCGAAAGGCAGACGGGACCTTTATTCCGGACTTTGACCGGTTCTCTGTAAATCATTTCATCGAAGGCAATTCCTGGCAATATTCCTTTTATGTACCACACGATGTGGAAGGGTTGATCCGCCTGGTAAAGCAGGAACGGTTTTTGAGCCGGCTTAAGGAAGGGTTTAGGAAATCGGAATTCCACCGGTTTGCCGCGCATGCGCTGGACCGCACCATGGGGCAGTCTGCGGAATATTATATCAACCACGGGAATGAGGTGAATATGCAGGCGGCCTATCTGTTTAACTATGCCGGCCAGCCGCAGCTTACCCAGTACTACACCCGGAAAATACTGGATACGTTCTATGACGCTTCACCCTATGTGGGCTGGAATGGTGATGAGGATGAGGGCCAGATGGGCGCCTGGTTTGTGATCAGCGCCCTCGGGCTTTTTGAAATGAACGGCGGTACTTCTGAAGGACTGCGGGTGGATATTACAAGCCCGCTGTTCCCTGAGGCAAGGATCCGGCTTGACAATGCTTATTATAAAGGAAAGGAATTTGTGATCAGGGCACATCATCATTCGCCGGATAATATTTATATACAGTCGGCAAAACTTAATGGCAGAACGCTGAAGGAAAATTACATCAGTTTTAATGATATTGTAAACGGAGGCGTACTGGAATTATACATGACGGCGACACCCGGCAACTAG
- a CDS encoding DUF4998 domain-containing protein — protein MKQIYYTAGFWMVLVVLMLSCTKTNGDAYKRYLEKGELTYPGRVDTVIVQPGHNRILLSVVLGNDPLVTRLNVYWNNSQDSMEVPVKRTTGIDTINVMVPGLNEGNYNFVLYTYDNAGNRSVVVNAFGVAYGQNYTSSLVNRSLRSVEQSADGNQIQLNWGEPASGELGIEVQYTNAAGATQQLTVLPTETTTTIPDYKERSELTYRSKYLPDSTAFEYFYPKADTITLPAFERQLPKSGFSILELPTDVKEGGYNWLMPFLWDENYDPPGFATESRIPCWFTIDCGSAAALSRFKVWQANDRLYNLESVKTFELYGSNAPAADGSWASWTKIGAYTSLKPSGLPPGQNTQEDIDYAKAGEVFTVPEATASFQYYRFRLLSNWGNGKFMTMEEVTFYTRDR, from the coding sequence ATGAAGCAGATCTATTATACAGCAGGGTTTTGGATGGTACTTGTCGTGCTGATGCTGTCCTGCACCAAAACCAATGGCGATGCCTATAAGCGGTACCTCGAAAAAGGGGAGCTTACCTACCCCGGCAGGGTAGATACCGTGATCGTACAGCCGGGCCACAACCGGATCCTGCTTTCCGTGGTACTGGGTAATGACCCGCTGGTAACCCGGTTGAATGTATACTGGAATAACTCCCAGGATTCGATGGAGGTGCCGGTAAAACGGACGACCGGTATCGACACGATTAATGTGATGGTGCCGGGTCTTAATGAAGGCAACTATAATTTTGTACTGTACACCTATGACAATGCCGGTAACAGATCCGTTGTGGTCAATGCATTTGGTGTGGCTTACGGACAAAATTATACCAGCTCTCTGGTGAACCGCAGCCTGAGATCGGTGGAGCAATCGGCAGACGGGAACCAGATCCAGCTGAACTGGGGAGAGCCGGCATCCGGTGAACTGGGCATCGAAGTGCAATACACTAATGCGGCAGGAGCCACACAGCAGCTGACCGTATTGCCAACAGAAACGACCACCACGATCCCGGACTATAAAGAGCGTTCGGAGCTTACCTACCGGTCGAAGTACCTGCCGGATTCAACTGCTTTTGAATATTTTTATCCAAAAGCCGATACCATTACATTACCGGCATTTGAACGGCAGCTTCCCAAGTCGGGCTTTAGCATACTGGAGCTGCCCACCGATGTAAAAGAAGGCGGATACAATTGGCTGATGCCATTTTTGTGGGATGAAAACTACGATCCGCCGGGTTTTGCCACAGAGTCCCGTATTCCCTGCTGGTTTACGATCGATTGTGGGTCCGCGGCCGCGCTCAGCCGCTTTAAAGTATGGCAGGCCAACGACCGGTTGTACAACCTGGAGAGTGTAAAAACATTTGAATTGTATGGAAGCAATGCTCCGGCTGCAGACGGCAGCTGGGCCAGCTGGACAAAGATCGGCGCCTATACTTCCCTGAAGCCATCGGGGCTGCCGCCGGGACAAAATACACAGGAAGACATAGATTATGCAAAAGCCGGTGAGGTATTTACCGTTCCGGAAGCAACTGCTTCTTTCCAGTATTACCGGTTCAGGCTGCTGAGCAACTGGGGTAACGGTAAGTTTATGACCATGGAAGAAGTGACTTTTTATACACGCGACCGGTAG
- a CDS encoding DUF5000 domain-containing lipoprotein, protein MKNRIFCNLLLLLLLMAACKKDVSGPAVKDGTAPGPVRNVTVENLPGAARIGYALPADPDLQYVKARYTTRQGITRETKVSRYNRSLLVEGFGDTSQYQVSLYAVDKSENVSPALDVTVRPLTPPVWTVRKSLLLAPDFGGVNVKYTNPGESDLAIVVLANDSLGQFSPRITNYTNLKAGDFSTRNMPDVPTKFGVYIRDRWGNLSDTLITELTPLFEELLDRRKMKGVALPTDAPLGHGGDIAGLFDGNPTGGGFYHSGDAAHMPQWFTYDMGVTAKLSRLVWFMRPGFYYTLHNPREVEIWGSNNPNPDGSFDDSWMLLTKSTQIKPSGLPEGQLSQADMDAALAGHTVVFPLNTPKVRYIRFKTLKNWSNGTYVNFYQIMMWGDTK, encoded by the coding sequence ATGAAGAACCGTATTTTCTGTAATCTGCTGCTGCTGTTGCTGCTGATGGCCGCCTGTAAGAAAGACGTGTCCGGTCCGGCAGTAAAGGACGGTACGGCCCCCGGCCCGGTGCGTAATGTCACGGTGGAAAATCTTCCCGGTGCGGCAAGGATCGGTTATGCATTGCCTGCCGACCCGGACCTCCAGTATGTGAAAGCCAGGTATACCACACGCCAGGGTATAACCCGCGAAACCAAGGTGAGCCGCTATAACCGGAGCCTGCTGGTAGAAGGCTTCGGAGATACCAGCCAGTACCAGGTATCGCTTTATGCCGTAGATAAAAGTGAGAACGTTTCGCCGGCACTGGATGTAACAGTACGTCCGCTTACGCCGCCGGTATGGACGGTAAGAAAGAGCCTGCTGCTGGCGCCGGATTTTGGTGGCGTGAATGTGAAGTATACCAATCCCGGCGAAAGTGATCTTGCTATCGTGGTATTGGCAAATGATTCACTGGGGCAGTTCTCACCTCGTATCACTAATTATACCAATCTGAAAGCAGGAGATTTTTCCACCCGCAATATGCCGGATGTACCTACAAAATTCGGGGTTTATATCCGGGACCGCTGGGGCAACCTGTCGGATACACTGATCACTGAGCTGACGCCGTTGTTTGAAGAATTGCTGGACCGCAGGAAAATGAAAGGCGTGGCGCTGCCCACCGATGCGCCGCTGGGGCATGGTGGTGATATTGCAGGTCTTTTCGACGGGAACCCCACGGGAGGCGGATTTTACCATTCCGGTGATGCGGCACACATGCCACAGTGGTTTACATACGACATGGGCGTAACCGCCAAGTTGAGCCGCCTTGTATGGTTTATGCGGCCTGGCTTTTATTATACCCTTCATAATCCGCGGGAAGTGGAGATCTGGGGCTCCAATAACCCCAACCCGGACGGAAGCTTTGATGACAGCTGGATGTTACTGACCAAATCCACACAAATAAAACCTTCCGGCCTGCCGGAGGGTCAGCTCTCACAGGCAGATATGGATGCCGCCCTTGCCGGTCATACCGTGGTATTTCCGCTGAATACGCCCAAAGTGCGCTATATACGGTTTAAAACATTAAAGAACTGGTCGAATGGCACCTATGTGAATTTTTATCAGATCATGATGTGGGGCGATACAAAATAA
- a CDS encoding RagB/SusD family nutrient uptake outer membrane protein produces MHPLLFHLRFFKQAIKVNPMLLFTGLLLIAAVSCKKPYLDIVPDNVATLDHAFANRLEAEKYLFTCYSYLPKEGDPDRNPAFSGGDEAWTYWPMIEDFFFRDPYQIARGEQNRANPYMNYWDGYDGKSLWQGIRTCNIFLENVDKVSDLQPYEKERWIAETKFLKAYFHWYLFRMYGPIPVMDKNLPITAPPEAVKVYRQPVDSVVNYIAGLLDEALAGGSNNGLPLVITSAATELGRITKVTALAIKARLLVTAASPLFNGNNDFTGFKNNNGQLLFNPQYDAGKWVRAREACKAAIDAAHSAGLKLYYFNPAIITVDNATRIEMNIRNAICEKWNSELIWGLTTGGNPTYWLQTFACPQLDPNSFNINLKGKLAPPMKIATLFYTQHGVPIDEDRTWDYANRFHLRTATSKDTGIQEGYKTVGLHFEREPRFYADIAFDGSRWFMRNDSFNIQSKLGQYSGKKQSRLYSITGYYTKKVVNWNLVYNNSSLQVESYPWPVMRLSDLYLLYAEALNESGSSTEALPYLNQIRARAGLNSVESSWSMYSAKPGKYQTTEGLREIIRQERTIEMAFEGSRFWDLRRWKTAPQALSEAVYGWDILQETYEDYNRRVLLYSPKFIAPRDYFWPIREYNLQINPNLVQNPGW; encoded by the coding sequence ATGCATCCATTACTTTTTCATTTACGGTTTTTCAAGCAGGCAATAAAAGTCAATCCCATGCTGCTGTTTACAGGCCTGCTGCTGATTGCTGCGGTATCCTGTAAAAAGCCCTACCTGGATATTGTGCCGGATAATGTGGCAACGCTTGACCATGCATTTGCCAATCGCCTTGAGGCAGAAAAATATTTATTTACCTGCTATTCCTACCTGCCCAAGGAAGGAGACCCGGACAGAAACCCCGCGTTCAGCGGAGGCGATGAGGCCTGGACCTACTGGCCCATGATCGAAGACTTTTTTTTCCGGGATCCTTACCAGATCGCCCGGGGCGAACAGAACCGTGCCAATCCGTATATGAACTACTGGGATGGTTATGACGGTAAGTCGCTCTGGCAGGGCATCCGCACCTGTAATATATTCCTGGAGAACGTGGATAAGGTCAGTGATCTGCAACCCTACGAAAAGGAACGCTGGATCGCTGAAACAAAATTTTTAAAGGCGTACTTTCACTGGTACCTGTTCCGCATGTATGGCCCCATTCCGGTAATGGACAAAAACCTCCCGATAACGGCACCTCCCGAAGCGGTAAAGGTATACCGTCAACCCGTAGATTCTGTGGTAAACTATATTGCAGGATTGCTGGACGAGGCGTTGGCAGGGGGCAGCAATAATGGTCTTCCGCTGGTGATCACCAGTGCGGCCACCGAACTGGGGCGTATCACCAAGGTAACAGCATTGGCCATAAAAGCACGGCTGCTGGTCACTGCTGCAAGTCCGCTCTTCAATGGCAACAACGATTTTACAGGATTTAAGAACAACAATGGTCAGCTCCTGTTTAACCCGCAATATGACGCCGGTAAATGGGTGCGGGCCCGCGAGGCCTGTAAGGCTGCGATCGATGCGGCGCACAGCGCCGGTTTAAAATTGTATTATTTTAATCCGGCCATCATTACGGTAGATAATGCCACCCGGATTGAAATGAACATCCGCAATGCTATTTGTGAGAAATGGAACAGTGAGCTGATATGGGGCCTCACCACCGGCGGTAATCCCACCTACTGGTTACAGACCTTTGCGTGTCCGCAGCTGGATCCGAATAGTTTTAACATCAATCTTAAAGGCAAGCTGGCGCCTCCCATGAAAATAGCAACGCTCTTCTATACACAGCATGGTGTGCCCATAGATGAGGACAGGACCTGGGATTATGCCAACCGCTTTCATTTGAGGACCGCTACCAGTAAAGACACGGGGATACAGGAAGGCTATAAAACCGTAGGACTGCACTTTGAACGGGAACCGCGGTTCTACGCGGATATTGCTTTTGATGGCTCCCGGTGGTTTATGAGAAATGACAGCTTCAATATTCAAAGTAAACTGGGCCAGTATTCGGGTAAAAAGCAAAGCCGGCTGTATTCGATCACGGGTTATTACACGAAGAAGGTCGTTAACTGGAATCTCGTATACAACAATTCTTCGCTGCAGGTGGAATCCTATCCCTGGCCGGTGATGCGCCTGAGCGATCTTTATTTATTGTACGCTGAGGCACTGAATGAATCGGGAAGCAGCACTGAGGCGTTGCCTTATCTGAATCAGATACGGGCAAGGGCCGGGCTGAATTCTGTGGAAAGCTCCTGGTCGATGTATTCCGCAAAACCCGGCAAATACCAGACCACAGAAGGGCTGCGTGAGATCATCCGGCAGGAGCGCACCATTGAAATGGCTTTTGAAGGCAGCCGGTTCTGGGATCTCCGTCGCTGGAAGACGGCGCCGCAGGCTTTAAGCGAGGCCGTATACGGCTGGGATATCCTCCAGGAAACCTACGAGGATTATAACCGGAGGGTATTGTTGTACAGTCCGAAGTTCATCGCACCACGGGATTATTTCTGGCCGATACGGGAATACAATTTACAGATCAACCCCAACCTTGTTCAGAATCCCGGCTGGTAA
- a CDS encoding SusC/RagA family TonB-linked outer membrane protein, giving the protein MLKKKYLYCLLALLAGNAASGQSAFKVTGKVSDEKGQAMPGVNIVIKNTQTGTATGADGTYAIETRGRADTLVFSYVGYLAQELPVDARPVLDVVLTEDNSNLDDVVVVAYGQQKKESMVSSITAINPKEIKGPTSNLTTMLAGRISGLISYQRSGEPGADNASFFIRGITSFGSGKLDPLILIDGMESSATELARLQPDDIAGFSVLKDAAAASLYGARGANGVILVTTKTGKTGATKMNIRFENSTSSNTRNFRLADNITYMRLANEAALTRNPLARLEYDQNKIDHTIAGDNPYLYPNNNWIDALIKKYTNNQRLNLNLTGGSQRAQYYVGATMNQDNGVLKTQRGSNVDNNIKLRSYEIRSNVTLKLTPTTEAIIRTTGNFDDYNGPVGGGAAIFKSALNANPVLFPAIFPASDLPAARHPLFGNAARGTDGEVYTNPYAAMVSGFQQYNTSTLNVQLEAKQDLKFITPGLSARLMVYTKRYSYFNLNRQYNPFFYSASPSVSEPGKYVLTLLNEKTATEYLTYDEGDKIVNTTTYAEAAINYNRTFNGVHAIGGLLIGIQRNYLNGNAGELQASLPFRNQGLSGRFTYGYDNRYLFEGNFGYNGSERFAKNNRFGFFPSVGVAWNLSNEKFFEGLLPVISKLKLRATYGLVGNDQIGDANDRFFYLSNVELNDADYQYYFGEDYSYSRPGVSISRYPNESITWEKSKKINIGMDLGLWNALNITIDAYKERRSNILMPRAYIPTTMGLGPDVSANVGVAEGLGVDVAADYNKTFGSKWLQVRGTFTYAASELLVNEEPEYPANMQYLSRVGQSLGQVYGLVAERLFVDDEDVKNSPRQNFGEVRGGDIKYRDLNGDGQITNLDMINGLGYPVTPEIIYGFGFSFGFKNFDISTFFQGSARSSIFIDPKAIAPFVADGPSQNGLLEVIANDHWSEDNRNLYAFWPRLGLTQNDNNNQPSNWWMRNGAFLRMKSAEIGYNIGNKGLKKYRISGLRLYANGSNLFLISAFKLWDPEQGGNGLGYPVQRVFNLGINVQL; this is encoded by the coding sequence TTGCTAAAGAAAAAGTATCTCTATTGTCTCCTGGCCCTGCTTGCAGGAAATGCCGCCTCCGGACAGTCCGCTTTTAAGGTAACCGGAAAGGTATCAGACGAGAAAGGCCAGGCGATGCCGGGCGTCAATATCGTTATTAAGAATACACAAACAGGAACTGCCACAGGTGCAGACGGGACCTACGCCATTGAAACCAGGGGAAGGGCCGATACGCTGGTATTTTCCTATGTCGGGTATCTGGCTCAGGAACTGCCGGTGGATGCGCGTCCGGTGCTGGATGTGGTATTGACCGAGGACAACAGTAACCTGGATGATGTAGTGGTGGTGGCCTACGGACAGCAAAAAAAGGAGAGTATGGTCAGTTCTATAACGGCTATTAATCCCAAAGAAATAAAAGGCCCTACCAGTAATCTCACTACCATGCTGGCCGGCCGCATTTCGGGGCTGATCTCTTATCAGCGCAGCGGTGAGCCGGGGGCCGACAATGCCTCCTTCTTTATCAGGGGCATCACGTCCTTTGGGTCGGGGAAACTGGACCCGCTGATCCTGATCGATGGAATGGAGTCCAGCGCCACCGAACTGGCAAGGCTGCAGCCCGATGATATCGCCGGGTTCTCCGTTTTAAAAGATGCCGCAGCCGCATCCCTGTACGGCGCACGGGGTGCCAACGGTGTGATCCTTGTAACTACCAAGACCGGGAAAACCGGCGCCACAAAAATGAATATCCGTTTTGAAAATTCCACCTCCTCCAATACACGCAATTTCCGGCTGGCGGATAACATCACCTATATGCGGCTGGCCAATGAAGCCGCGCTTACGCGCAATCCACTGGCACGACTGGAGTACGATCAGAATAAGATTGATCATACCATCGCAGGCGACAATCCCTATTTATATCCGAACAATAACTGGATCGATGCACTGATAAAAAAATATACCAATAACCAGCGGCTGAACCTGAACCTTACCGGAGGCAGTCAGCGAGCCCAGTACTATGTGGGCGCCACCATGAACCAGGATAACGGGGTGCTGAAAACGCAGCGGGGTTCCAATGTGGATAATAATATCAAGTTGAGAAGTTACGAGATCCGCTCCAATGTAACGCTGAAACTAACCCCTACCACCGAAGCCATCATCCGCACTACCGGCAATTTCGATGATTATAACGGCCCGGTGGGAGGAGGTGCTGCCATCTTTAAAAGCGCTTTAAATGCAAACCCTGTTCTGTTCCCTGCAATATTTCCCGCATCGGATCTGCCTGCTGCCCGGCATCCGTTATTCGGCAATGCAGCGCGTGGCACCGATGGCGAGGTATATACCAATCCTTATGCTGCCATGGTGTCCGGCTTTCAGCAATACAATACCTCCACATTGAATGTACAGCTGGAGGCCAAACAGGACCTTAAGTTTATAACGCCGGGGCTTTCAGCACGGCTGATGGTCTATACCAAGCGGTATTCCTATTTCAACCTGAACCGGCAATACAATCCGTTCTTTTATTCAGCAAGTCCTTCTGTAAGTGAGCCCGGTAAATACGTCCTCACACTTTTAAACGAAAAGACCGCTACAGAATACCTGACCTATGATGAGGGCGACAAGATCGTAAACACAACCACCTATGCCGAAGCTGCCATCAACTATAACCGCACGTTTAACGGGGTGCATGCCATCGGCGGGTTGCTGATCGGTATCCAGCGCAATTACCTGAACGGGAATGCAGGAGAACTGCAGGCTTCACTTCCCTTCCGCAACCAGGGGCTCTCGGGAAGGTTCACTTACGGATATGATAACCGCTACCTGTTTGAAGGGAATTTCGGTTATAACGGTTCGGAGCGTTTTGCAAAAAACAACCGGTTTGGATTCTTTCCTTCCGTAGGAGTTGCCTGGAACCTGAGCAATGAAAAATTCTTTGAAGGCCTGCTTCCGGTCATCTCGAAGCTAAAGCTGCGGGCCACTTACGGCCTGGTGGGCAATGACCAGATCGGGGACGCAAATGACCGCTTCTTTTACCTGTCGAACGTGGAGCTGAATGATGCGGATTATCAATACTATTTTGGTGAGGATTACAGCTATAGCCGGCCCGGCGTTTCGATCTCCCGGTATCCGAATGAAAGCATTACCTGGGAAAAATCGAAAAAGATCAATATTGGGATGGACCTCGGCCTCTGGAATGCACTGAACATAACCATTGACGCTTATAAGGAGCGGCGCAGCAATATCCTGATGCCTAGGGCCTATATTCCCACTACAATGGGGCTTGGTCCTGATGTGAGCGCAAATGTAGGCGTGGCAGAGGGATTGGGAGTGGATGTTGCTGCCGATTATAACAAGACATTCGGATCCAAATGGCTCCAGGTGCGGGGCACCTTTACTTATGCCGCCAGCGAACTGCTGGTAAATGAAGAGCCGGAGTATCCGGCCAATATGCAATACCTGTCGCGCGTGGGACAATCACTGGGCCAGGTTTACGGCCTGGTGGCAGAGCGCCTGTTTGTAGATGATGAAGATGTAAAGAATTCACCCCGGCAAAACTTTGGAGAGGTAAGGGGCGGGGATATCAAATACCGCGACCTGAACGGGGACGGGCAGATCACCAACCTGGATATGATCAACGGTCTCGGTTATCCGGTTACGCCGGAGATCATTTATGGTTTTGGTTTTTCATTCGGGTTTAAAAATTTTGATATCAGCACTTTCTTCCAGGGCTCTGCGCGTTCTTCTATTTTTATCGATCCGAAAGCTATCGCCCCCTTTGTTGCTGATGGACCCAGTCAGAACGGTCTGCTGGAAGTGATCGCCAATGATCACTGGTCGGAAGACAACCGCAATCTCTATGCTTTCTGGCCCCGGCTCGGTCTCACGCAAAACGATAATAATAATCAACCCTCCAACTGGTGGATGCGTAATGGGGCCTTCCTCCGGATGAAGAGTGCGGAAATCGGTTATAATATCGGCAACAAGGGCTTGAAGAAATACCGCATCTCCGGGTTGCGGCTTTATGCCAACGGCAGCAACCTGTTTCTGATCAGCGCCTTTAAACTATGGGATCCGGAACAGGGCGGTAACGGCCTGGGCTACCCCGTACAGCGCGTATTTAATTTAGGGATCAATGTACAGTTATAA